Proteins encoded within one genomic window of Sebastes fasciatus isolate fSebFas1 chromosome 18, fSebFas1.pri, whole genome shotgun sequence:
- the slc22a16 gene encoding solute carrier family 22 member 16 — MTVERLFDELGHFKRFQACLYFAAVFQAVACGIHYLASVFLVQTPNFVCSVPGNITDVLYGNLTGSSLEDILPLFKAGTGPLVVRTAEGDQWELSRCHSALRIDPQYFTYDFDGNKTGKACDGNFVYDLTEVHQSIVTDWDLVCEREWLAKLCQPTFMLGVLIGALVFGDIADRVGRVRILMFTSLCQFILGVSVAFSGNYYFFVVLRFLLAMVSSGYLVVVFVYVTEFTGVKVRTWTSMHVHAAFAVGVMVVALTGYLVRVWWIYQIILSTCTSPFLFCCWKFPETPFYLLAKGRYKDAQALLDRIARVNGLECRLKVQELLEPEEKENGKALLEEAEERPPQSEKKLSILDLFGSWRMAGRTCTVWAIWFIGSLGYYVFSLGSVNLGGNQYVNLFLAGAVEIPSYLVGCFAMDRIGRKKTCAPALILAGVACMLIIVVPADIEALAIALAMTGKFAIAIAFGLIYLYTCELYPTIIRSLAVGSGSMMCRVGSVVAPFCVYLADVWIYLPQLIVGILAFIIGVLTLLLPETLGKPLTSTLEEAEALGREPSKKNAALGNKDAEDGLEMNHHEAKA, encoded by the exons ATGACCGTAGAGAGATTATTCGACGAGCTCGGACATTTcaaaag ATTTCAGGCATGTCTGTACTTCGCAGCAGTCTTCCAGGCCGTAGCCTGTGGGATCCACTACCTGGCTTCTGTCTTCTTAGTGCAGACGCCAAACTTTGTGTGCAGCGTGCCTGGCAACATCACCGATGTCCTGTACGGTAACCTGACGGGATCTAGCCTGGAAGACATCCTGCCGCTCTTCAAGGCGGGGACTGGGCCCTTGGTGGTGAGGACAGCAGAGGGAGATCAGTGGGAGCTCAGCCGGTGCCACTCCGCCCTGCGCATCGACCCGCAATACTTTACGTACGACTTTGATGGCAACAAAACGGGGAAAGCCTGCGATGGGAACTTTGTTTACGACCTCACTGAAGTTCACCAAAGCATAGTGACGGACTGGGACttggtgtgtgagagagagtggctGGCCAAGCTGTGCCAGCCCACCTTCATGCTGGGGGTGCTGATCGGAGCGCTGGTGTTTGGGGACATTGCTGACAG agTTGGTCGTGTGAGAATCCTGATGTTCACCAGCCTCTGTCAGTTTATACTCGGGGTGTCTGTTGCGTTCTCTGGGAACTACTATTTCTTTGTGGTGCTCCGCTTCCTCCTTGCCATG GTGTCCAGTGGCTACCTCGTGGTGGTGTTTGTCTACGTCACAGAGTTCACTGGGGTCAAGGTACGCACGTGGACCTCTATGCACGTGCACGCGGCCTTCGCTGTCGGCGTCATGGTGGTGGCTCTGACCGGTTACCTGGTGCGGGTCTGGTGGATCTACCAGATCATCCTCTCCACATGCACCTCGCCCTTCCTGTTCTGCTGCTGGAAGTTCCCCGAGACGCCCTTTTATTTGCTCGCCAAGGGCCGTTACAAAGACGCTCAGGCCCTGCTGGACAGGATTGCCCGCGTCAACGGCCTCGAATGCCGGCTGAAGGTGCAGGAGCTCCTGGAGCCGGAGGAGAAAGAGAACGGCAAAGCTCtgctggaggaggcagaggagcggCCGCCGCAGTCCGAGAAGAAGCTCTCCATCCTGGATCTGTTCGGCAGCTGGAGGATGGCTGGCCGCACATGTACAGTGTGGGCCATCTGGTTCATCGGCAGCCTGGGCTACTACGTCTTCTCTTTGGGCTCAGTCAACCTAGGAGGAAACCAGTACGTTAACCTCTTCCTTGCTG GTGCAGTGGAGATCCCCTCGTATCTGGTTGGCTGCTTTGCGATGGACCGGATTGGCAGGAAGAAGACTTGCGCCCCAGCTTTGATCCTGGCCGGGGTCGCTTGTATGCTCATCATTGTGGTACCTGCT GATATCGAGGCACTGGCTATCGCTCTCGCTATGACAGGGAAGTTTGCCATCGCCATTGCCTTTGGTCTCATCTACCTGTACACCTGTGAGCTTTACCCAACCATCATCAG GTCTCTGGCAGTGGGTAGCGGAAGTATGATGTGCCGTGTCGGCAGTGTTGTGGCCCCTTTCTGCGTGTACCTGGCTGATGTCTGGATCTACCTACCTCAG CTCATCGTGGGAATCCTGGCGTTCATTATCGGAGTGCTGACATTGTTGTTGCCTGAGACCCTGGGCAAACCTCTAACAAGTACTTTGGAAGAGGCTGAAGCTCTGGGACGCGAGCCCAGCAAGAAGAACGCAGCCCTGGGCAATAAAGATGCTGAGGATGGGTTGGAGATGAACCACCATGAAGCCAAGGCCTGA